One segment of Haliotis asinina isolate JCU_RB_2024 chromosome 12, JCU_Hal_asi_v2, whole genome shotgun sequence DNA contains the following:
- the LOC137258711 gene encoding LOW QUALITY PROTEIN: chymotrypsin-1-like (The sequence of the model RefSeq protein was modified relative to this genomic sequence to represent the inferred CDS: inserted 1 base in 1 codon), with the protein MKTNWVNAMQMFTIMRRMTNFEESLGGLREEALSDLSSAGKDRLCNLLQNMPDRYTECGFKQLIGVLSEKCTPAANTSTMTSPNTTSAAAHSFNCKDLSTIRALATTTRIVGGIAAQQGAYGSYASLNIGGSVNPVCGATVIDSCTILTASQCVHGRTAGEIQVNVGDHTSIGSTTQLTVNSVQMHENYNTQTTANDVVILKVNPIDFNAISNTAPACIXTADYALTGQDCTTVGIGTTSFVPNPAEKVEVL; encoded by the exons ATGAAGACCAACTGGGTGAATGCTATGCAGATGTTCACTATTATGAGGAGGATGACTAACTTCGAGGAAAGCCTCGGTGGTTTGCGAGAAGAAG CGCTCAGTGACCTGTCCTCAGCTGGTAAGGACAGGCTATGTAATCTGCTTCAAAACATGCCTGACAGATACACGGAATGTGGCTTCAAACAGCTCATCGGCGTCTTGTCTGAGAAGTGTACGCCTGCTGCCAACACATCAACCATGACTTCCCCAAACACGACTTCTGCAGCTGCTCACTCCTTCA ATTGCAAAGATCTTTCAACGATCCGAGCTCTTGCCACAACAACGAGAATCGTTGGGGGAATCGCAGCACAACAGGGAGCTTACGGTTCCTATGCCTCCCTGAACATCGGGGGCAGCGTCAACCCCGTTTGTGGAGCTACAGTCATCGACTCCTGCACAATTCTGACAGCTTCACAGTGTGTTCA TGGCCGAACTGCTGGTGAAATCCAAGTGAATGTGGGCGACCACACATCAATAGGATCAACCACTCAGCTTACCGTCAACAGCGTCCAGATGCATGAGAACTACAACACTCAAACCACAG CCAATGACGTAGTAATCCTCAAGGTCAACCCCATCGACTTCAACGCCATCTCCAACACTGCCCCAGCCTGCA GCACCGCCGACTACGCCTTGACAGGACAGGACTGCACTACCGTTGGAATTGGAACGACTAGCTTTG TGCCCAACCCTGCTGAGAAAGTAGAAGTTCTGTAA